The following coding sequences lie in one Ostrea edulis chromosome 8, xbOstEdul1.1, whole genome shotgun sequence genomic window:
- the LOC130049669 gene encoding P2X purinoceptor 7-like yields MAERQPGLVHDIIHPPTQQEGYHPQPGGTCPNWCVCGKYREMPTDREKVCCGKEQCITLLPDFSVLILDEAVLAPARLYRRDILVFNEVDERKGNRHQAYRQYILWTYGRLGAGDRRVIPSFAVWSIRDKFPDPFGQYTGFVPRRI; encoded by the exons ATGGCAGAGAGACAACCTGGTCTCGTTCATGACATAATACATCCACCTACTCAACAAGAGGGCTACCACCCACAACCTGGCGGGACTTGCCCAAACTGGTGTGTTTGTGGGAAGTACCGGGAGATGCCAACAGATAGGGAGAAAGTGTGCTGTGGGAAAGAGCAATGCATAACTCTTTTACCA GACTTCTCTGTGCTAATTCTTGATGAAGCTGTGCTAGCCCCTGCCAGACTGTATAGGAGAGACATTTTGGTCTTCAATGAAGTGGACGAGAGAAAAGGCAACCGTCACCAAGCGTACCGACAATATATCTTGTGGACCTATGGCAGACTAGGTGCAGGGGACAGACGGGTCATTCCATCCTTCGCGGTTTGGTCCATTAGAGACAAGTTTCCCGACCCTTTTGGTCAATACACTGGATTTGTGCCAAGGCGAATATAA